A part of Saccharomyces cerevisiae S288C chromosome XIV, complete sequence genomic DNA contains:
- the TIM23 gene encoding protein transporter TIM23 (Essential core component of the TIM23 complex; subunit of the translocase of the inner mitochondrial membrane involved in protein import into the mitochondrial matrix and inner membrane; provides a structural role, contributing to the architecture of the import channel; functions as a voltage sensor and pre-sequence receptor) translates to MSWLFGDKTPTDDANAAVGGQDTTKPKELSLKQSLGFEPNINNIISGPGGMHVDTARLHPLAGLDKGVEYLDLEEEQLSSLEGSQGLIPSRGWTDDLCYGTGAVYLLGLGIGGFSGMMQGLQNIPPNSPGKLQLNTVLNHITKRGPFLGNNAGILALSYNIINSTIDALRGKHDTAGSIGAGALTGALFKSSKGLKPMGYSSAMVAAACAVWCSVKKRLLEK, encoded by the coding sequence ATGTCGTGGCTTTTTGGAGATAAGACACCTACCGATGATGCGAATGCTGCCGTGGGCGGCCAAGATACAACCAAGCCTAAGGAACTATCGTTGAAGCAGAGTTTAGGTTTCGAGCCAAACATCAATAACATAATATCAGGTCCTGGTGGAATGCATGTCGACACCGCTAGGCTGCATCCTTTGGCTGGTCTAGACAAGGGTGTGGAGTATTTAGATctggaagaagaacaacTATCCTCGTTAGAAGGCTCACAGGGTCTGATCCCTTCCCGTGGGTGGACCGATGACCTATGTTACGGTACCGGTGCCGTCTACCTGCTGGGACTTGGTATCGGAGGGTTTTCTGGTATGATGCAGGGTCTGCAGAATATTCCGCCCAATAGTCCCGGAAAATTGCAATTGAACACCGTCCTGAATCACATTACTAAGAGAGGTCCCTTCTTAGGTAATAATGCGGGGATTCTCGCGTTGAGCTACAATATCATCAATTCTACAATAGATGCACTAAGAGGCAAACATGACACCGCGGGCTCCATTGGCGCTGGGGCCCTCACGGGCGCTTTGTTCAAGTCTTCAAAAGGTTTGAAACCCATGGGTTATTCCTCGGCAATGGTGGCCGCTGCGTGCGCCGTCTGGTGTAGTGTCAAGAAAAGActacttgaaaaatga
- the RCF2 gene encoding Rcf2p (Cytochrome c oxidase subunit; has a role in assembly of respiratory supercomplexes; similar to Rcf1p, and either Rcf1p or Rcf2p is required for late-stage assembly of the Cox12p and Cox13p subunits and for cytochrome c oxidase activity; associates with the cytochrome c oxidase - cytochrome bc1 supercomplex; antagonistic with Min8p to control ETC assembly member of the conserved hypoxia induced gene family; C. elegans homolog is functional in yeast): MKILTQDEIEAHRSHTLKGGIEGALAGFAISAIIFKVLPRRYPKFKPSTLTWSIKTALWITPPTVLTAICAEEASNNFDATMYGSGSSSEDALDEHRRWKSLSTKDKFVEGLSNNKYKIITGAWAASLYGSWVIVNKDPIMTKAQKIVQARMYAQFITVGLLLASVGLSMYENKLHPNKQKVNEMRRWENALRVAEEEERLEKEGRRTGYVSNEERINSKIFKS; encoded by the coding sequence ATGAAGATTTTAACCCAAGACGAAATTGAAGCTCATCGCTCACATACGCTAAAAGGTGGTATTGAAGGTGCCCTTGCCGGATTTGCAATCTCTGCtataattttcaaagtCCTACCAAGAAGGTACCCAAAATTCAAGCCTTCGACTCTAACATGGTCCATAAAAACCGCCCTTTGGATCACCCCTCCCACGGTCTTGACTGCTATATGTGCGGAGGAGGCCTCGAACAATTTCGACGCTACAATGTACGGATCCGGTTCCTCCTCGGAAGACGCACTAGATGAGCACAGAAGATGGAAGAGTTTGAGTACAAAGGACAAGTTTGTCGAAGGTCTATCTAATAACAAGTATAAGATCATCACCGGTGCCTGGGCCGCTTCGCTGTATGGGTCGTGGGTAATCGTGAACAAAGACCCCATCATGACCAAAGCTCAGAAGATCGTGCAGGCAAGAATGTACGCTCAATTCATTACCGTCGGGCTGCTGCTGGCCTCCGTTGGTTTGAGCATGTACGAGAATAAGTTACATCCTAACAAACAAAAGGTCAACGAAATGCGCCGCTGGGAAAACGCACTGAGGGTCGCCGAAGAGGAAGAGAGACTCGAGAAAGAGGGAAGAAGGACCGGCTACGTTTCTAAcgaagaaagaataaacTCCAAGATCTTCAAGTCGTAA
- the ARE2 gene encoding sterol acyltransferase (Acyl-CoA:sterol acyltransferase; endoplasmic reticulum enzyme that contributes the major sterol esterification activity in the presence of oxygen; ARE2 has a paralog, ARE1, that arose from the whole genome duplication), with protein sequence MDKKKDLLENEQFLRIQKLNAADAGKRQSITVDDEGELYGLDTSGNSPANEHTATTITQNHSVVASNGDVAFIPGTATEGNTEIVTEEVIETDDNMFKTHVKTLSSKEKARYRQGSSNFISYFDDMSFEHRPSILDGSVNEPFKTKFVGPTLEKEIRRREKELMAMRKNLHHRKSSPDAVDSVGKNDGAAPTTVPTAATSETVVTVETTIISSNFSGLYVAFWMAIAFGAVKALIDYYYQHNGSFKDSEILKFMTTNLFTVASVDLLMYLSTYFVVGIQYLCKWGVLKWGTTGWIFTSIYEFLFVIFYMYLTENILKLHWLSKIFLFLHSLVLLMKMHSFAFYNGYLWGIKEELQFSKSALAKYKDSINDPKVIGALEKSCEFCSFELSSQSLSDQTQKFPNNISAKSFFWFTMFPTLIYQIEYPRTKEIRWSYVLEKICAIFGTIFLMMIDAQILMYPVAMRALAVRNSEWTGILDRLLKWVGLLVDIVPGFIVMYILDFYLIWDAILNCVAELTRFGDRYFYGDWWNCVSWADFSRIWNIPVHKFLLRHVYHSSMSSFKLNKSQATLMTFFLSSVVHELAMYVIFKKLRFYLFFFQMLQMPLVALTNTKFMRNRTIIGNVIFWLGICMGPSVMCTLYLTF encoded by the coding sequence ATggacaagaagaaggatCTACTGGAGAACGAACAATTTCTCCGCATCCAAAAGCTCAACGCTGCCGATGCGGGCAAAAGACAATCTATAACAGTGGACGACGAGGGCGAACTATATGGGTTAGACACCTCCGGCAACTCACCAGCCAATGAACACACAGCTACCACAATTACACAGAATCACAGCGTGGTGGCCTCAAACGGAGACGTCGCATTCATCCCAGGAACTGCTACCGAAGGCAATACAGAGATTGTAACTGAAGAAGTGATTGAGACCGATGATAACATGTTCAAGACCCATGTGAAGACTTTAAGCTCCAAAGAGAAGGCACGGTATAGGCAAGGGTCCTCTAACTTTATATCGTATTTCGATGATATGTCATTTGAACACAGGCCCAGTATATTAGATGGGTCAGTTAACGAGCCCTTCAAGACCAAATTCGTGGGACCTACTTTAGAAAAGGAGATCAGAAGAAGGGAGAAAGAGCTAATGGCCATGCGCAAAAATTTACACCACCGCAAGTCCTCCCCAGATGCTGTCGACTCAGTAGGGAAAAATGATGGCGCCGCCCCAACTACTGTTCCAACTGCCGCCACCTCAGAAACGGTGGTCACCGTTGAAACCACCATAATTTCATCCAATTTCTCCGGGTTGTACGTGGCGTTTTGGATGGCTATTGCATTTGGTGCTGTCAAGGCTTTAATAGACTATTATTACCAGCATAATGGTAGCTTCAAGGATTCGGAGATCTTGAAATTTATGACTACGAATTTGTTCACTGTGGCATCCGTAGATCTTTTGATGTATTTGAGCACTTATTTTGTCGTTGGAATACAATACTTATGCAAGTGGGGGGTCTTGAAATGGGGCACTACCGGCTGGATCTTCACCTCAATTTACgagtttttgtttgttatcTTCTACATGTATTTAACAGAAAACATCCTAAAACTACACTGGCTGTCCAAgatcttcctttttttgcattctttagttttattgatgaaaatgcaTTCTTTCGCCTTCTACAATGGCTATCTATGGGGTATAAAGGAAGAACTacaattttccaaaagcGCTCTTGCCAAATACAAGGATTCTATAAATGATCCAAAAGTTATTGGTGCTCTTGAGAAAAGCTGTGAGTTTTGTAGTTTTGAATTGAGCTCTCAGTCTTTAAGCGACCAAACTCAAAAATTCCCCAACAATATCAGTGcaaaaagctttttttgGTTCACCATGTTTCCAACCCTAATTTACCAAATTGAATATCCAAGAACTAAGGAAATCAGATGGAGCTACGTATTAGAAAAGATCTGCGCCATCTTCGGTACCATTTTCTTAATGATGATAGATGCTCAAATCTTGATGTATCCTGTAGCAATGAGAGCATTGGCTGTGCGCAATTCTGAATGGACTGGTATATTGGATAGATTATTGAAATGGGTTGGATTGCTCGTTGATATCGTCCCAGGGTTTATCGTGATGTACATCTTGGACTTCTATTTGATTTGGGATGCCATTTTGAACTGTGTGGCTGAATTGACAAGATTTGGCGACAGATATTTCTACGGTGACTGGTGGAATTGTGTTAGTTGGGCAGACTTCAGTAGAATTTGGAACATCCCAGTGCATAAGTTTTTGTTAAGACATGTTTACCATAGTTCAATGAGTTCATTCAAATTGAACAAGAGTCAAGCAACTTTGATGACCTTTTTCTTAAGTTCCGTCGTTCATGAATTAGCAATGTACGTTatcttcaagaaattgagGTTTTacttgttcttcttccaaatgCTGCAAATGCCATTAGTAGCTTTAACAAATACTAAATTCATGAGGAACAGAACCATAATCGGAAATGTTATTTTCTGGCTCGGTATCTGCATGGGACCAAGTGTCATGTGTACGTTGTACTTGACATTCTAA
- the ATP23 gene encoding putative metalloprotease (Putative metalloprotease of the mitochondrial inner membrane; required for processing of Atp6p; has an additional role in assembly of the F0 sector of the F1F0 ATP synthase complex; substrate of the Mia40p-Erv1p disulfide relay system, and folding is assisted by Mia40p): MTMRTNKKNKSSNIKMIRRVRHNLYNQNQGKLIVPNFFFFWHDMNSSGDNAGFEWWRRTMQYKTGIGLTPEEKTRYEDDSKARELKKECLKCYEYRDWMLKYSPTVRFMVQAITKLNKGSDSKFDDSKIICDYCPDWKGGGFHPELGILLCQNRLRDKWHLEDTLSHELIHYFDDLKWQIDWLNLKHHACSEIRASSLSGECRFWEEFKRRGFRTGFHVARGHQDCVRRRAIISVSGNPNCQSKEHAAKIVDEVWDSCFADTRPFDEIYR; this comes from the coding sequence ATGACGATGCGAacaaataagaaaaataagagTTCTAATATCAAAATGATCAGAAGAGTAAGGCATAATTTGTACAACCAAAACCAAGGAAAGCTGATAGTAccgaattttttttttttttggcacGATATGAATAGCAGTGGGGATAATGCTGGGTTTGAGTGGTGGAGACGGACCATGCAGTACAAGACTGGTATAGGCTTGACACCGGAGGAGAAAACTCGATACGAAGACGACTCTAAAGCTCGAGAACTAAAAAAGGAATGTCTGAAATGTTATGAGTATCGAGATTGGATGCTTAAATACTCTCCCACAGTTCGCTTTATGGTACAAGCTATTACGAAACTTAATAAGGGTAGCGACAGTAAATTCGACGATTCGAAGATCATCTGCGATTACTGTCCCGACTGGAAGGGCGGTGGCTTTCATCCTGAATTGGGAATCCTATTGTGCCAGAACAGGTTACGTGATAAGTGGCATTTAGAGGATACGCTTTCGCATGAATTAATTCATTATTTCGATGATCTAAAATGGCAAATAGATTGGTTAAATCTGAAGCATCATGCATGTTCTGAAATCAGAGCCTCTTCGTTAAGTGGGGAATGCAGGTTTTGGGAAGAGTTCAAGAGAAGAGGGTTTAGGACAGGATTCCATGTGGCAAGGGGACACCAAGATTGTGTTAGAAGGAGGGCAATAATTAGTGTTTCGGGGAACCCCAACTGCCAAAGCAAAGAACATGCAGCAAAAATTGTAGATGAAGTTTGGGACAGTTGCTTCGCCGATACGAGACCGTTTGATGAGATTTACAGATGA
- a CDS encoding uncharacterized protein (hypothetical protein; green fluorescent protein (GFP)-fusion protein localizes to the endoplasmic reticulum; YNR021W is not an essential gene), translating into MSSSIFGPLTGFLERVNSLNAPYQALSYDEQKAMTIWQRVKFYNWTFELCALGVLFLVYAFYKFGNSVNLKRGNQIFQSLHSFLANDLKFSRVGFNINDSKIFTVEHQNTWFSSFATGRSAIKSINLNLHLVARSNPFSMCLEYLLGFFFASLKSKQLEEFMEIVIRPNGILVTSESAHPNKNAHEILTKFRFVTSIVNKEFMNQARTENYFLSIAHTSENDKLPNNFVYMSDVNQLSGFMFHYSKPYEVLSQAGNLLKYISFTDLPVNPPRDDKEWESSIEPKAIIRCAVPQNENELKLLNQIISLVVEIYDGFTQDLVQQSPNLFITNDILKRTTNLRQQELNKIKKFMKETELELAKEKKLELEKAKRRQLKASGQQEKVDQKMKEKRERRLKNKQRTRFQ; encoded by the coding sequence ATGTCTAGTTCAATATTTGGCCCACTTACGGGTTTTTTGGAGCGTGTCAATTCACTCAATGCGCCCTACCAAGCATTATCATATGACGAACAAAAGGCCATGACTATTTGGCAAAGAGTCAAATTCTACAACTGGACTTTTGAATTGTGTGCTCTAGGTGTGTTGTTCTTGGTTTATGCTTTCTACAAATTTGGTAACTCCGTTAATTTGAAGCGCGGAAATCAGATTTTCCAATCTTTGCATTCATTTTTGGCCAACGACTTAAAGTTCTCCCGTGTAGGGttcaatatcaatgatTCCAAAATCTTTACAGTGGAACACCAAAATACATGgttctcttcttttgctACCGGTAGATCCGCCATCAAGAGCATCAACCTAAACCTTCATCTGGTAGCCCGTAGCAACCCTTTCTCTATGTGTCTAGAGTACCTGcttggatttttttttgcaagtTTGAAAAGTAAGCAATTGGAAGAATTTATGGAGATCGTGATCAGGCCAAATGGTATTTTAGTTACTAGTGAATCTGCTCATCCTAACAAGAATGCGCATGAAATTTTGACcaaatttagatttgtCACTTCTATTGTTAACAAAGAATTCATGAATCAAGCTAGAACTGAAAACTATTTCCTGTCTATTGCACACACTAGTGAAAACGATAAACTACCAAATAACTTCGTCTACATGTCCGATGTTAATCAATTATCAGGGTTCATGTTTCATTACTCCAAGCCCTATGAGGTTTTGTCCCAAGCTGgtaatcttttgaaatatatAAGTTTCACCGATTTGCCTGTCAACCCGCCACGCGATGATAAAGAATGGGAATCTTCAATTGAACCAAAGGCTATCATTCGTTGCGCTGTTCCCCAAAATGAGAATGAATTGAAGTTGTTAAACCAAATTATTTCCTTAGTCGTAGAAATCTACGATGGGTTCACTCAAGATTTAGTCCAACAGTCTCCAAACTTATTCATTACCAACGACATCTTGAAAAGAACTACCAACTTGCGTCAGCAAGAACTGAACAAGATCAAAAAGTTTATGAAAGAAACTGAATTGGAATTGGCAaaggagaagaaattagaattggaaaaagcCAAAAGACGTCAATTGAAGGCCTCTGGtcaacaagaaaaggtagatcaaaaaatgaaagagaaaagagaaagacGTCTCAAAAACAAGCAAAGAACAAGATTTCAGTAA
- the MRPL50 gene encoding mitochondrial 54S ribosomal protein bL9m MRPL50 (Mitochondrial ribosomal protein of the large subunit; not essential for mitochondrial translation): MLHCTQVCLSALTKRTHRVKVQVLKDFPRFQLYKGQVANVKPSLMRNYLHNFNGAKYILSEEHDINTELLKQYQTLEAKLEEDHQQLSKRHETEVQKNMELRKESVFGHKKEEKPKEEKKGLLDSGITIEEVKIPGLDI; encoded by the coding sequence ATGCTACATTGCACCCAGGTGTGTCTGAGCGCTCTGACAAAGAGAACCCACAGGGTCAAGGTTCAAGTCCTGAAGGATTTCCCGCGATTTCAATTATATAAAGGACAAGTTGCAAATGTCAAACCATCTTTAATGAGAAACTATTTACATAACTTCAATGGTGCAAAATACATACTCAGCGAAGAACACGACATAAATACGGAACTGTTAAAACAATACCAAACACTTGAGGCAAAGCTAGAGGAAGACCATCAACAGCTCTCTAAACGCCATGAAACGGAAGTTCAAAAGAACATGGAGTTACGTAAAGAATCTGTTTTTGGCcacaagaaagaagagaagccaaaagaggaaaagaagggATTATTGGATTCTGGGATTACTATCGAAGAGGTTAAGATCCCCGGTCTTGACATTTGA
- the SNF12 gene encoding Snf12p (73 kDa subunit of the SWI/SNF chromatin remodeling complex; involved in transcriptional regulation; relocates to the cytosol under hypoxic conditions; deletion mutants are temperature-sensitive; SNF12 has a paralog, RSC6, that arose from the whole genome duplication): MSKVMKPSNGKGSRKSSKAATPDTKNFFHAKKKDPVNQDKANNASQITPTVPHSHPSDMVIPDHLAELIPELYSFQQLVDSEKRLDHFIHLRNLHMKRMVAQWERSKLSQEFLYPHLNFPNVKFLRIFISNVSENQPWQMDTNNEADLMALENATWTMRIEGRLLDNVQANDPAREKFSSFIESIVVDFKNKENDNVPSTKFNAAPEENATEGPSDKKLNLNLPLQFSLPNGDNSTTTNTDQNNATMGEETAKKDMSSTTPKLESVKWQYDPNNPVDFDGLDIKRVGSENVECTISILRKSSPEEPFMSYSPQLTAIIGLKSGTSHDAIFSIYKYIHLNELLTNDESAFENLMGNRNNHNSNTSTSKMLDAASSQVSIVKLDTQLITLLPSSLKESSPDTMKLTDLLSLINSTHLLPLQPIEIDYTVRVDKASTYGELVLDIEVPDVNALKFNNTQRESQIGAAELNENARELEQIKPKIALQDKEITSVLSNLHESNKRYRFFKKISEDPVKALNECIASTSNALKVLSGDEGYNEDMVRRANFYKENEAMLRENIEVILSNGRM; encoded by the coding sequence ATGTCCAAAGTAATGAAACCCAGCAACGGAAAAGGTTCTAGAAAGAGTTCAAAAGCAGCCACACCTGATActaaaaatttctttcatgcaaagaaaaaggatcCGGTGAACCAAGATAAAGCAAATAATGCTTCTCAAATTACGCCAACAGTGCCACATTCTCATCCATCAGATATGGTTATCCCTGACCATTTAGCCGAATTGATTCCTGAGCTGTATTCTTTCCAACAACTGGTGGATTCCGAGAAAAGATTAGATCATTTTATTCATCTGCGAAACTTACATATGAAGCGAATGGTTGCGCAGTGGGAGAGGTCAAAGCTATCCCAAGAGTTTCTTTATCCTCatttaaattttccaaatgtAAAATTTCTCCGAATCTTCATTTCAAATGTTAGTGAAAACCAACCCTGGCAAATGGACACAAACAATGAGGCTGACCTTATGGCACTGGAGAATGCCACTTGGACGATGAGAATCGAAGGTCGATTATTGGACAATGTGCAAGCTAATGATCCagcaagagaaaaatttagCTCATTCATAGAATCGATAGTGGTagacttcaaaaataaggaaaacGATAATGTGCCATCGACTAAATTTAATGCGGCCCCTGAAGAAAATGCCACCGAAGGACCCAGTGATAAGAAATTGAACTTAAACTTACCGTTACAATTTTCACTGCCGAATGGTGACAACTCTACTACGACTAATACCGACCAAAATAATGCCACGATGGGGGAGGAGACTGCCAAAAAGGATATGAGTTCTACAACTCCAAAACTAGAATCAGTGAAATGGCAGTATGACCCGAATAATCCTGTAGACTTCGATGGTCTCGATATTAAGAGGGTAGGGTCTGAAAATGTAGAATGCACTATAAGCATCCTGCGAAAATCATCCCCAGAAGAGCCATTTATGAGCTACTCTCCACAACTAACCGCAATAATAGGATTGAAGAGCGGTACATCACATGATGCAATATTTTCCATATATAAATACATCCATTTAAATGAATTGCTTACCAATGATGAGTCTGCATTCGAAAATTTGATGGGCAACAGGAACAATCACAATAGCAACACCAGTACTAGTAAGATGCTTGATGCAGCCTCCAGTCAAGTTTCTATTGTAAAATTAGACACTCAGCTTATTACCTTATTACCCAGCAGTCTTAAAGAATCTTCTCCAGATACAATGAAATTAACGGATTTACTGTCCCTTATTAATAGTACTCACCTGCTCCCATTACAGCCAATTGAAATTGATTACACAGTACGCGTTGATAAAGCTTCCACTTATGGTGAGTTGGTTCTTGATATTGAAGTACCTGATGTCAACGCTCtaaaattcaataataCACAAAGAGAAAGTCAAATTGGGGCTGCTGaattgaatgaaaatgcCAGGGAATTGGAACAAATCAAACCCAAGATAGCTTTACAGGACAAAGAAATAACGTCCGTTCTCTCGAATCTACACGAGAGCAACAAACGATACCGtttcttcaagaaaattagTGAGGACCCAGTTAAAGCATTAAATGAATGCATTGCTTCTACCTCGAATGCTTTGAAAGTTTTATCGGGAGATGAGGGCTATAATGAAGATATGGTAAGGCGGGCTAACTTTTACAAGGAAAATGAAGCTATGTTGCGCGAGAATATAGAAGTCATATTATCAAATGGACGAATGTAG
- the MPP6 gene encoding Mpp6p (Nuclear exosome-associated RNA binding protein; involved in surveillance of pre-rRNAs and pre-mRNAs, and the degradation of cryptic non-coding RNAs (ncRNA); copurifies with ribosomes; relocalizes to the cytosol in response to hypoxia), with protein sequence MSANNGVTGKLSSRVMNMKFMKFGKTDDEESSNSNTPSNINSDVEPIEQKGKLFGLDDSAWDLNSYKDDLKKISGKEKKKVKRVVYKKRPNLIISNVGYSELRKPEGVISGRKTFGDNSDDSGSRKRKFDEGEQNEDEKRDAKDKEFTGSQDDGEDEYDLDKLFKDSIKKKKTNHNGKNKNRNSKK encoded by the coding sequence ATGAGTGCTAACAATGGTGTCACTGGCAAACTCTCTAGTAGAGTCATGAATATGAAGTTTATGAAATTTGGTAAGACGGATGACGAAGAGAGTTCCAACTCCAATACGCCGTCTAATATCAACTCAGATGTGGAACCTATAGAGCAGAAAGGTAAACTCTTTGGTCTGGATGACTCAGCGTGGGACCTCAATAGCTACAAAgatgatttaaaaaaaatttcaggtaaggagaagaaaaaggtgaAAAGAGTAGTATATAAGAAGCGACCCAATCTCATAATCTCCAACGTTGGTTACAGTGAACTGCGAAAACCTGAGGGTGTGATAAGTGGGAGAAAAACCTTTGGCGATAATTCTGATGATAGTGGTTCCAGGAAGAGAAAGTTTGATGAAGGCgaacaaaatgaagacGAGAAAAGGGATGCTAAGGATAAGGAATTTACAGGGAGCCAAGACGATGGAGAGGATGAATATGACCTAGATAAATTATTTAAGGATAGcatcaaaaagaaaaagaccAACCATAAtggtaaaaataaaaatagaaattcaaaaaagtaG